One stretch of Pararhizobium qamdonense DNA includes these proteins:
- the thrC gene encoding threonine synthase, translating into MVTVKYISTRGEAPSLGFCDALLAGLGRDGGLYVPEQWPSFTKKEIRALRGQSYQDIAFTVLSPFIDGEIPDATFRAMIDEAYSTFRHPAIAPVVQTGANAFIMELFHGSTLAFKDVAMQLLARLMDHVLTERNERATIVGATSGDTGGAAIDAFAGRDRTDIFILFPHSKVSPVQQRQMTTSAASNVHAVAINGNFDDCQSLVKEMFNDISFRDSVALSGVNSINWARIMAQIVYYFTTALALGGPDRMVSFTVPTGNFGDIFAGYVARQMGLPIDKLVVATNENDIVARTLETGRYEMRDVKATTSPSMDIQISSNFERLLFEAYGRDASKVRGAMASLKQSGSFDIEEDALKSIRKVFRAGRATEKEVAKTIARTLETTGYLLDPHTAIGVFVANKHETSSVPMVTLATAHPAKFPAAVKSACGIDPALPTWLANLMVREERFDVLDAELKAVETFINERARIRK; encoded by the coding sequence ATGGTCACGGTGAAGTATATCTCGACGCGGGGCGAAGCCCCTTCGCTGGGTTTTTGCGATGCGCTTCTGGCGGGCCTTGGCCGCGACGGCGGGCTTTACGTGCCGGAACAATGGCCAAGCTTCACCAAAAAGGAAATCCGGGCGCTGCGCGGACAATCCTACCAGGATATCGCGTTCACGGTTCTGAGCCCCTTCATCGACGGTGAAATCCCTGACGCCACGTTCCGCGCGATGATCGACGAGGCCTATTCGACCTTCCGCCATCCGGCCATCGCGCCGGTCGTCCAGACCGGGGCGAACGCCTTCATCATGGAGCTTTTCCACGGCTCGACGCTCGCCTTCAAGGATGTGGCGATGCAGCTTTTGGCGCGGCTGATGGATCATGTTCTGACGGAGCGAAACGAACGCGCCACCATCGTCGGCGCCACATCGGGCGATACCGGCGGTGCCGCGATCGACGCCTTTGCCGGACGCGACCGTACCGATATCTTCATCCTCTTTCCGCATAGCAAGGTCTCGCCGGTGCAGCAGCGCCAGATGACCACCTCGGCGGCCAGCAATGTCCACGCGGTGGCGATCAACGGCAATTTCGACGATTGCCAGAGCCTCGTCAAAGAGATGTTCAACGACATTTCCTTCCGCGACAGCGTGGCGCTCTCCGGCGTCAACTCGATCAACTGGGCCCGGATCATGGCCCAGATCGTCTATTATTTCACCACGGCTCTGGCGCTCGGCGGTCCCGACCGGATGGTGTCGTTCACCGTTCCGACCGGCAATTTCGGCGATATTTTTGCCGGTTACGTGGCCCGCCAGATGGGCCTGCCGATCGACAAGCTGGTCGTTGCTACCAACGAGAACGATATTGTCGCCCGCACGCTGGAGACCGGCCGCTACGAGATGCGCGACGTCAAGGCGACCACCTCGCCATCGATGGATATCCAGATCTCGTCGAATTTCGAACGGCTGCTGTTCGAGGCCTATGGACGCGACGCTTCCAAGGTGCGCGGCGCCATGGCCAGCCTGAAGCAGTCCGGCTCCTTCGACATCGAGGAGGATGCGCTGAAATCCATCCGCAAGGTGTTTCGCGCGGGGCGCGCCACCGAGAAGGAAGTGGCCAAAACGATCGCCAGGACGCTGGAGACCACCGGCTATCTTCTCGATCCGCATACGGCGATCGGCGTCTTCGTTGCCAACAAGCACGAGACATCCAGCGTTCCCATGGTGACGCTTGCGACCGCGCATCCGGCAAAATTCCCGGCCGCAGTTAAATCGGCCTGTGGTATTGACCCGGCGCTTCCAACGTGGCTTGCTAATCTGATGGTCAGGGAGGAGCGTTTCGACGTTCTTGACGCCGAGCTAAAAGCTGTTGAAACCTTTATCAATGAGCGGGCCCGCATCCGGAAATAA